The segment ATTGCAAGTGATGCCAGACCCTCACAGGCGATTCGTAACAGTCGCGGCAGTTCCATGCGTATCGCGTTGGAGCTGGTGAAAGAGGGTAAGGCACAAGCCTGTGTCAGCGCGGGGAACACCGGCGCGCTGATGGGGTTAGCCAAATTGTTGCTCAAGCCGCTGGATGGCATTGAGCGCCCGGCGCTGATGACCGTTCTGCCACATCAGCAGCACGGCAAAACGGTGGTGCTGGATTTGGGCGCCAACGTAGAGTCCGACAGTGAAATGTTGGTGCAATTTGCGGTGATGGGTGCGGTGGTCGCCGAAGAAGTGCTTGCCATTAACCAGCCGCGCGTTGCGTTGCTCAATATCGGCCAGGAAGAGACCAAAGGTCTGGAAGCCATCCGCACAGCAGCGGCGGTGCTGCGGGAATCCCCGCAGATCAACTATATTGGTTACCTTGAGGGGAATGATCTCCTCACCGGCAAAACGGATGTGCTGGTTTGCGATGGCTTTGTTGGCAACGTCACGCTGAAAACGATGGAAGGTGTGGTAAGAATGTTTCTTTCGCTGCTTAAATCGTCAGGGGAAGGAAAAAAACGGGCCTGGTGGCTGAAGTGGCTGGGGCGCTGGATCCAAAAGCGTCTGGCGAAGCGTTTCGGTCACCTCAACCCCGACCAGTATAATGGCGCTTGTCTGTTAGGATTGCGCGGAACGGTGATCAAGAGCCACGGCGCGGCGAATCAACGTGCGTTTGCCGTAGCGATAGAACAGGCAGAGCAGGCGGTGCGGCGGCAAGTCCCGGAACGGATTGCTGCGCGCCTGGACACTGTATTAGCCAGGAGTGACAAAGCGTAGATGTTTACCAAAATTCTCGGTACGGGCAGTTATTTGCCCAGCCAGGTACGTACCAACGCGGATCTGGAAAAAATGGTGGAAACTTCGGACGAGTGGATTGTCACCCGTACCGGCATCCGTGAACGCCGCATTGCTGCGCCGGATGAAACTGTCGCCACAATGGGCTTTTCGGCAGCACAGCGCGCGCTGGAAATGGCGGGCGTTGCGGCGAGTGACGTGGGTCTGATTATTGTGGCGACCACCTCTTCGAGCCACGCATTCCCAAGCTCGGCCTGCATGATCCAGCAAATGCTGGAGATCAACGACTGTGCTGCGTTTGACCTTGCAGCCGCGTGCGCAGGTTTTACCTATGCCCTGAGCGTAGCCGATCAGTACATCAAAAATGGCGCAGTGAAACATGCGCTGGTGATCGGTGCGGATGCACTGGCACGCACGCTTGATCCCGCCGATCGTGGCACCATCATTCTGTTCGGTGATGGCGCGGGTGCGGTGGTTCTGGGCCAGAGCAGCGAACCGGGCATTCTTTCTACCCATCTGCATGCGGATGGTCGTTACGGTAAACTGCTGACGCTGCCATATCAGGACCGCGAGCAACAGGATCAACCTGCTTACCTGACGATGGCAGGCAACGAAGTCTTCAAAGTGGCGGTTACTGAACTGGCGCATATTGTGGATGAAACCTTGCAGGCCAACAATCTCGATCGCGAAATGCTCGATTGGCTGGTGCCGCATCAGGCTAATCTGCGCATTATCAGCGCCACGGCGAAAAAACTCGGTATGGGCATGGACAAAGTGGTGGTGACGCTGGATCGTCACGGTAACACCTCTGCGGCTTCTGTACCCAGTGCGCTGGATGAAGCGGTACGTGATGGTCGCATCAAACCGGGACAACTGATTCTGCTGGAGGCCTTTGGTGGTGGTTTCACCTGGGGTTCCTCGCTGGTTCGCTTTTGATTACAGGAACGAATGATGACGCAATTTGCTTTTGTGTTCCCCGGACAGGGATCACAGACTGTGGGCATGCTGGCTGACCTGGCCACTGAATACCCGCAGGTAGAGGCTACTTTCCGTGAAGCTTCAGACGCACTGGGTTATGACTTATGGCAGTTGGTTCAGCAGGGGCCGGCTGAGGAACTGAACAAAACCTGGCAGACACAGCCCGCGTTGCTGGCGGCTTCAGTTGCGATTTATCGCGTCTGGCAGAGCAAAAATGCGCCTCAACCTGCCATCATGGCTGGCCACAGTCTGGGTGAATACTCAGCGCTGGTCTGTGCGGGCGTACTGAATTTTGCCGATGCCATCAAACTGGTTGAGCTGCGTGGCAAACTGATGCAGGAAGCGGTGCCGGAAGGCACTGGCGCGATGCAGGCGATTATCGGACTTGATGATGCCGCCATTCGTAAAGCCTGTGAAGAGAGTGCGCAAGGCCAGGTGGTGTCGCCGGTTAACTTTAACTCGCCAGGCCAGGTGGTGATTGCGGGTAACAAAGAAGCCGTTGAGCGTGCAGGCGCTGCCTGTAAAGCCGCAGGGGCGAAACGTGCGCTGCCGTTACCTGTCAGCGTGCCATCTCACTGCGCGCTGATGAAGCCAGCGGCAGAGAAACTGGCGGTGGCACTGGAAGCGATCAACTTTAATAGCCCGTCAGTCCCGGTGGTTAACAACGTTGATGTGCAGTGTGAAACCTCAGACGAGGCGATTCGTAGCGCGCTGGTGCGTCAATTGTACAGTCCGGTACGCTGGACAGAAGCGGTTGAGTTTATGGCCGCGCAAGGCGTGACTCAGTTGCTGGAGATTGGTCCGGGTAAAGTGTTGACCGGTCTCACTAAACGTATTGTGGATACCCTGACCGCAGCCGCAGTGAACGATCCTGCTTCATTGACTGCTGCGCTTAGCCAGGAATAAGAGGAAAATCATGGGCTTTGAAGGTAAAGTTGCGCTGGTTACCGGCGCGAGCCGCGGTATTGGTCGCGCCATTGCGGAAACGCTGGCGGCACGCGGTGCCAAAGTGGTGGGAACTGCGACCAGTGAGAGCGGCGCGGAGGCAATCAGTGCTTACCTCGGCGACAGTGGTAAAGGTCTGCTGTTGAACGTGACCGATCCTGCTTCCATTGAGAGTGTGCTCGAGAAAGTGCGCGCAGAATTTGGCGAAGTGGACATTTTAGTCAATAATGCAGGCATTACGCGTGATAATTTACTGATGCGCATGAAAGACGATGAATGGGCGGATATCCTCGATACCAACCTGACGTCAGTTTTCCGTCTCTCGAAGGCGGTTATGCGTGCCATGATGAAGAAACGTGTGGGCCGTATCATTACCATCGGTTCTGTAGTTGGAACCATGGGTAACGCGGGCCAGGCAAACTATGCAGCAGCAAAAGCAGGTTTGATTGGCTTTAGCAAATCACTGGCGCGAGAAGTCGCGTCCCGTGGCATTACCGTAAACGTCGTGGCTCCGGGCTTTATTGAAACGGACATGACGCGTGCACTGAACGAAGATCAGCGCTCGGGCATTCTGGCGGAAGTTCCAGCAGGTCGCTTAGGTGATCCGCAGGAAATCGCCAATGCTGTTGCATTCTTAGCCTCTGACGAAGCCGCCTATATCACGGGTGAGACGCTACACGTCAATGGCGGTATGTACATGGTCTGATAATCACGAAATAATTTGCATTATTCGCGGTAAAAACCGCAGAATAGCGTAAAATCGTGGTTCGACCAGCCGGGATTTTGTTGCATCTTTTTCAACATTTTATACACTACGAAAACCATCGCGAAAGCGAGTTTTGATAGGAAATTTAATAGCATGAGCGACATTCAGGATAGAGTTAAGAAGATCATCATCGAGCAGTTGGGCGTGAAACCGGAAGAAGTGACTAATGAAAAGTCTTTCGTTGACGACCTGGGTGCTGATTCTCTTGACACCGTTGAACTGGTTATGGCTCTGGAAGAAGAGTTCGATACCGAGATTCCAGACGAAGAAGCTGAGAAAATCACTACCGTTCAGGCAGCGATCGACTACATCACTAGCCACCAAGGCTAATGAATATCCTTCAGGCGGTCGCTCGACCGCCTGAGTTTTATAGTTTGTCCCACATAGCTTTTTTTTATCCCTCCCTGGAGGACGAACGTGTCTAAGCGTCGTGTAGTTGTGACCGGTCTTGGCATGTTGTCTCCTGTCGGCAATACCGTAGAGTCTACCTGGAGTGCTCTCCTTGCCGGTCAGAGCGGCATTACCCTGATCGACCATTTTGATACCAGTGCCTATGCAACACGTTTTGCAGGTTTGGTAAGAGATTTTGATTGTGATGAATTCATCTCGCGCAAAGATCAGCGCAAGATGGATGATTTCATCCAATATGGCATCGTTGCTGGCATACAGGCTATGCAGGACTCCGGTCTGGTCGTAACTGAAGAAAATGCTGGTCGTTTTGGTGCGGCGATTGGTTCCGGCATCGGCGGATTGGGTTTGATTGAAGAAAACCATTCCTCGCTGGTCAATGGCGGTCCCCGCAAAATCAGCCCGTTCTTTGTGCCTTCTACCATTGTAAACATGGTCGCGGGTCATCTTACGATTATGTATGGCCTGAAAGGTCCGAGCATCTCTATCGCCACGGCCTGTACTTCGGGTGTACATAACATTGGTCATGCGGCACGCATCATTGCTTACAACGATGCTGATGTCATGCTGGCCGGTGGTGCAGAAAAAGCCAGTACCCCTCTGGGTGTCGGTGGCTTTGGTGCGGCGCGTGCACTCTCCACCCGTAACGATAATCCGCAGGCGGCAAGCCGTCCGTGGGACAAAGATCGTGATGGTTTTGTGCTGGGTGACGGAGCAGGCATTGTGGTGCTGGAAGAGTATGAGCACGCGAAGAAACGCGGTGCGAAGATTTATGCTGAAATTGTCGGTTTCGGCATGAGCAGCGATGCTTACCACATGACCTCTCCGCCGGAAAACGGCGCAGGCGCGGCGCTGGCTATGGTCAACGCTCTGCGTGATGCACAGTTGAATCCGGAACAGATCGGTTACGTCAACGCGCATGGCACCTCAACGCCAGCCGGTGATAAAGCGGAAGCGCAGGCGGTGAAATCGGTCTTTGGTACGGCAGCCAGCTCTGTGATGGTCAGCTCAACCAAATCGATGACGGGTCACCTGTTGGGTGCTGCGGGCGCGGTAGAATCTATCTACTCAATCCTGGCATTGCGCGATCAGGCAATTCCACCGACCATCAACCTCGATAACCCTGATGAAGGCTGTGATCTGGACTTCGTGCCACACACGGCGCGTCAGGTGAGTGGTCTGGAATACACGCTGTGTAACTCCTTCGGTTTCGGTGGAACCAACGGTTCACTGATTTTCCGCAAAGTGTAAGTCACATCGTTCCAGACAGAGGCCCGCAATGCGGGCCTTTTTTATATTTTGTCACGCAGTTGCATAGAATCTTACGGCCTTCAATGCTATTCAAAGCAAGGTCAATTGATTGAGGTCGTTATGATGTGGATAAATGGCGCAGAACAGACGCAACTGACCGCGCGCGATCGGGCGGTGCAATTCGGTGATGGCTGTTTTACCACGGCGGCGGTACAGCAGGGCGAGATCCAACTGTTTGCGGCGCATTTGCAACGTCTGAAACAGGGTTGTGAGCGGTTGCTGATGGCTGAACCTGACTGGCAGCAGCTCGAAGCGGAAATGCGCGTTGCCGCGCACAACCAACAACAGGCGGTGTTAAAAGTCATATTGACCCCAGGCGCAGGTGGACGCGGTTATAGCCGTGCAGGATGCAGCGCCCCAACACGTATTCTCTCACTTTCCCCCTGGCCGCAGCATTATCAGGCGCTACAACAGCAGGGCGTACGTCTGGTAACCAGCCCGGTACGACTGGGACGTAACCCGCTGTTGGCGGGGATCAAACACCTCAACCGACTGGAGCAAGTGCTGATTCGCCATCATCTTGACCAGACCGACGCCGACGAGGCGCTGGTGCTTGACACTGAGGGGACGGTGGTGGAATGCTGTGCGGCCAATTTATTCTGGCGTGAGGGCGACACCGTCTTCACGCCGCGACTTGAACAGGCTGGCGTTGCCGGGATTATGCGGCGTTATCTGATGGCGCAGATGGCAGCCGCAGGTCAGGATTGTCAGTTGATTGATGGCAGCAGAGAGAGGCTACTCGCCGCAGATGAAGTGGTGATATGCAATGCCCTGATGCCAGTTTTACCCGTGCGTAGCATTGACGACATTACGTTTAGCGCACGTTCGCTGTACCAGCAACTGCTCGCCAGTTGCCAGAAAATGGAAGCATCATGACTCGAATGAAAAAAATTATCGCCGGCGCCACGGTGATTATTGGCCTCGCTGCGGCCTTTAGCTATTGGCAGATTGAACGTTTCGCCGATACACCTTTGACGTTGCACCAGGAAACCATTTTCACCCTGCCTGCGGGCACTGGCCGGGTGGCGCTGGAAGCGCAACTGGAGAGCGAACATGTTATCGCGCCGAGCCTGTGGTTTGGTCCCTTATTAAAGCTGGAGCCGGAACTGGCGCGCTTTAAGGCCGGTACTTATCGACTGGAAAGCAATATGACCGTCCGTCAATTGCTGGAATTGCTGGCGAGTGGTAAAGAAGCGCAGTTCCCGGTCCGTTTTGTGGAAGGTTCTCGCCTCAAGGAGTGGCTGGCGCAGTTGCGTGCCGCACCTTATCTGAAGCACACCCTGAAAGATGACCAGTTCGCGACGGTGGCTGCGGCACTGAAACTCGATGCTAACCAGCTTGAAGGCGGATTCTATCCTGATACTTATCTGTATACCGCCAACACCAGTGACGTCGCGTTGCTGGAGCGCGCCCATGCGCGGATGAACAAACTGGTGGATGAGATCTGGCAAGGTCGCATGGATAATCTGCCCTATAAAAAGGAGCAGGATCTGGTGACGATGGCGTCGATCATCGAGAAAGAAACCGGCGTCAGTGAAGAACGTGCACGCGTCGCCTCGGTGTTTATCAACCGTCTGCGGATTGGCATGAAGTTGCAGACGGATCCCACGGTGATTTATGGCCTGGGTGATAACTACACCGGTACTATCACGCGTAAAGATCTCGACACGCCAACCGATTACAATACCTATACCATCAGCGGTATGCCGCCGGGGCCGATTGCGATGCCGGGCCGGGCTTCACTTGAAGCGGCAGCACACCCGGAAAAAACCAATTACCTCTATTTTGTTGCGGATGGCAAAGGTGGTCACACCTTCACCACCAATCTGGTCAGCCATAATAAAGCCGTGCAGGCGTATCGGCTGGCAATGAAGGAAAAAAATGAAAAGTAAGTTTATCGTCATTGAAGGCCTTGAAGGGGCAGGCAAAACCACCGCGCGTGATGCGGTGGTCGAGGTACTGCGCGAGCAGGGCATTGATGATCTGGTGTTTACCCGTGAGCCGGGCGGCACGCCGCTGGCGGAGCAGTTGCGCGTGCTGGTTAAGCAGGGCATTGATGACGAGCAGGTGACGGACAAAGCCGAATTGTTGATGTTGTATGCGGCACGCGTGCAACTGGTGGAAAACGTGATTAAGCCAGCTCTGGCACGGGGTGCCTGGGTGATCGGCGACCGTCATGATCTCTCGTCGCAGGCCTATCAGGGCGGTGGACGCGGCCTCGACACGCAATTGATGACGACGCTGCGTGATGCGGTGCTGGGCGAGTTTCGCCCGGACTGCACGCTGTACCTCGATGTCACACCGGAAATTGGTTTGCAGCGTGCGCGTGCGCGCGGTGAACTAGACAGGATTGAACAGGAATCGCTGCGCTTTTTTGAGCGCACCCGCGAGCGTTATCTGGCCCTGGCGGCCGAGGATCCAACCATTATCACCATCGATGCCACTCAAACATTGCCGCAGGTGACCGCGTCAATCAAAGCGGCGGTGCAGCGCTGGCTGGTGGGTCAGACGGCATGAACTGGTATCCGTGGCTGAATCAACCCTATCGGCGCATCATTACCCGGCATCAGAGCGGCCAGGCGCACCATGCGCTGCTGATTCAGGCGATTGAAGGGATGGGTGATGATGCTCTGGTATGGGGTGTCAGCCGCTGGCTGATGTGCCAGCAACCGGAAGGGTTGAAGAGTTGTGGACACTGCCACGGCTGTCAGTTGATGCAGGCGCAGACGCACCCGGATTGGTATCGACTCGAAGCCGAGAAAGGCAAATCCTCGTTGGGGATAGATGCAGTGCGTGATGTGACGGAAAAACTCTACCATTTTGCCCAGCAGGGTGGGGCCAAAGTGGTGTGGTTGCCGGATGCGGCGCAGTTGACCGAAGCGGCGGCCAATGCCTTGTTGAAGACCCTGGAGGAGCCACCCGCCAATACCTGGTTTTTCCTCAGTACCCGCGAACCCTCGCGCCTGCTTGCCACGCTGCGTAGCCGTTGTATGACCTGGCATCTGTCGCCACCCGATGAAATCCACAGCCTGCAATGGCTGCAAAAGCAGATTTCGCAGCCGGAAGAGACGTTGCGTGCGGCGTTGCGTTTAAGTAACGGTGCGCCTGCGGCGGCGTTGACCTTGTTGCAGCCTGAGCGCTGGCAGACCCGCGAGACGTTGTGTAATGCGCTGGCGGGTGCGTTGCAGCAGGACATCCTGCAACTGTTGCCATGCCTGAATAGCGATGACGTTGCTGACCGTCTCGCCTGGCTCCTCTCGTTGCTGGTCGATGCGATGAAGGTGCAACAAGGCGCGAGTCGCTGGCTGAGCAATGGCGATCGTCCCGATGTGGTGACGTTACTGGCGCAGCAATTAAACAGCAACGCCCTGAATGCCAGCGTGCAGTTGTGGATGCAGTGCCGCGAGCAACTGCAACAGGTGGCGGCGCTCAATCGTGAATTAATGTTGACCGATCGCCTGTTGAGCTGGAGTCGTCTGCTCAGCCCGGCCACCTTCGGATAACGCTAAAAAGAGAGAAGTATGTTTATTGTTGATTCCCACTGCCATCTCGATGGCCTGGATTATGAAAAGCAGCATCGTGACCTGGATGATGTGATCGCCAAAGCGGCGGCACGCGATGTGAAATTTATGCTGGCAATTGCCACCACCTTACCGGATTACCACACCCTGAAAGCGCTGGTGGGTGAGCGCGACAACATTGCGCTGGCCTGCGGGGTGCATCCGCTTAATCAGGAAACGCCGTACGATGTTGAAGAGTTTCGTCGTCTGGCGGCGGAAGATCAGGTGATCGCGTTGGGTGAAACCGGCCTCGATTATTTCTATCAGCAGGAAACCAAAGCGCAGCAGCAGGCTTCATTCCGTGAGCATATCCGTACCGGGATTGCGCTTAACAAGCCGATTATCGTTCATACCCGCGACGCGCGTGAAGACACGCTGGCAATCCTGCGCGAGGAACAGGTGGAGAAGTGCGGCGGCGTGTTGCACTGTTTCACCGAAGATCGGGAAACAGCAGAGAAACTGCTGGATATGGGCTTCTATATCTCCTTTTCCGGAATTTTGACGTTCCGTAATGCCGAGCAGATCCGCGATGCGGCGCGTTATGTGCCGCTCGACCGGATGCTGGTCGAAACCGATTCACCTTATCTGGCACCGGTGCCGCATCGTGGCAAAGAGAACCAACCGGCGTTTACCCGCGATGTCGCTGATTATATGGCGGTACTGAAGGGCGTCGATATTGAAACGCTGGCAGCCGCAACCACCGAAAATTTCTCCCGCCTGTTTCATGTCCCGATGAGCCGCTTGGGCGGTTAAGACACTTTATTTCAAACTCTGTAATTAATCAGAAATTCATCAGACTGGCTGTGCCTGAAAGGGCACAGCCAGTCATTTATTGTCGTAAATAGCAGCAAGTCAGTCAGAATTACCTGAAAGCCGAACAGTGGCATGAGCGAAACGTGATAGCCGTCAAAGTAAGAAAATTCTATTTATTTTACTCTTCGTAATAAATCAAAAGACGCTCAGCGTCATCCCGGTAGAGGGGCCTCCCCCCTCTGCCACGCGCACTGCGCGAAATGCACTCATACTCAGGAGCTTCACGCTATGTTCAAGAACGCATTTGCGAACCTGCAAAAGGTAGGTAAATCGCTGATGTTACCGGTGTCGGTATTGCCGATCGCCGGTATTTTATTAGGTGTTGGTTCTGCCAACTTCAGCTGGTTACCTGCGGTGGTATCGCATGTGATGGCCGAGGCTGGCGGTTCGGTGTTTGCCAACATGCCGCTGATTTTTGCCATCGGTGTGGCGCTCGGCTTTACCAACAACGACGGCGTCTCTGCGCTGGCGGCGGTGGTGGCTTACGGCATTATGGTGAAAACCATGGCAGTCGTGGCCCCGTTGGTGCTGCATCTGCCTGCGGCTGAAATCGAGGCGAAACATCTGGCCGATACCGGCGTACTAGGCGGGATTATCGCCGGTGCGATCGCGGCGTATATGTTTAACCGCTTCTACCGTATCAAGCTGCCGGAATACCTTGGCTTCTTTGCCGGTAAACGCTTTGTGCCGATTATCTCTGGCCTGGCGGCTATCGTACTGGGTGTGCTGCTGTCCTTCATCTGGCCACCGGTGGGTACCGCGATTCAGGACTTCTCGCAATGGGCGGCTTATCAGAACCCGGTGGTTGCTTTCGGTATCTATGGCGTGGTTGAACGTGCGCTGGTGCCGTTTGGTCTGCACCATATCTGGAACGTACCTTTCCAGATGCAGATTGGTGAATTCACCAACGCGGCAGGCCAGGTGTTCCACGGTGACATTCCGCGTTATATGGCCGGTGACCCGACTGCGGGCAAACTGTCTGGCGGCTTCCTGTTCAAAATGTATGGTCTGCCAGCCGCTGCTATCGCTATCTGGCATTCAGCTAAACCAGAAAACCGCGCCAAAGTGGGCGGTATCATGATCTCCGCTGCGCTGACCTCGTTCCTGACCGGTATCACCGAGCCGATCGAGTTCTCCTTTATGTTCGTGGCACCGATCCTGTATGTGATTCACGCCATTCTGGCTGGTCTGGCATTCCCGATCTGTATTCTGCTCGGTATGCGTGATGGCACCAGCTTCTCACACGGTCTGATCGACTTTATCGTGCTGAGCGGCAACAGCAGCAAAATCTGGCTGTTCCCGATTGTCGGTATCATCTACGGTCTGATCTACTACACCGTATTCCGCGTGCTGATTGCCAAGCTGAACCTGAAAACGCCGGGTCGTGAAGATAACGCCGTTGAGCAGAGCAGCGCGACCGGTAGTGAAATGGCGGGTAAGTTGGTTACTGCATTCGGTGGTAAAGAGAACATCACAAACCTTGATGCCTGTATTACCCGTCTGCGCGTCAGCGTGGCTGATGTGGGCAAAGTTGACCAG is part of the Pantoea phytobeneficialis genome and harbors:
- the plsX gene encoding phosphate acyltransferase PlsX, translated to MTRLTLAIDAMGGDFGPCVTVPAALQALASHSHLVLLLVGNPDTIMPLLAKADSSVAGRVQVIPAESVIASDARPSQAIRNSRGSSMRIALELVKEGKAQACVSAGNTGALMGLAKLLLKPLDGIERPALMTVLPHQQHGKTVVLDLGANVESDSEMLVQFAVMGAVVAEEVLAINQPRVALLNIGQEETKGLEAIRTAAAVLRESPQINYIGYLEGNDLLTGKTDVLVCDGFVGNVTLKTMEGVVRMFLSLLKSSGEGKKRAWWLKWLGRWIQKRLAKRFGHLNPDQYNGACLLGLRGTVIKSHGAANQRAFAVAIEQAEQAVRRQVPERIAARLDTVLARSDKA
- a CDS encoding beta-ketoacyl-ACP synthase III is translated as MFTKILGTGSYLPSQVRTNADLEKMVETSDEWIVTRTGIRERRIAAPDETVATMGFSAAQRALEMAGVAASDVGLIIVATTSSSHAFPSSACMIQQMLEINDCAAFDLAAACAGFTYALSVADQYIKNGAVKHALVIGADALARTLDPADRGTIILFGDGAGAVVLGQSSEPGILSTHLHADGRYGKLLTLPYQDREQQDQPAYLTMAGNEVFKVAVTELAHIVDETLQANNLDREMLDWLVPHQANLRIISATAKKLGMGMDKVVVTLDRHGNTSAASVPSALDEAVRDGRIKPGQLILLEAFGGGFTWGSSLVRF
- the fabD gene encoding ACP S-malonyltransferase, encoding MTQFAFVFPGQGSQTVGMLADLATEYPQVEATFREASDALGYDLWQLVQQGPAEELNKTWQTQPALLAASVAIYRVWQSKNAPQPAIMAGHSLGEYSALVCAGVLNFADAIKLVELRGKLMQEAVPEGTGAMQAIIGLDDAAIRKACEESAQGQVVSPVNFNSPGQVVIAGNKEAVERAGAACKAAGAKRALPLPVSVPSHCALMKPAAEKLAVALEAINFNSPSVPVVNNVDVQCETSDEAIRSALVRQLYSPVRWTEAVEFMAAQGVTQLLEIGPGKVLTGLTKRIVDTLTAAAVNDPASLTAALSQE
- the fabG gene encoding 3-oxoacyl-ACP reductase FabG; amino-acid sequence: MGFEGKVALVTGASRGIGRAIAETLAARGAKVVGTATSESGAEAISAYLGDSGKGLLLNVTDPASIESVLEKVRAEFGEVDILVNNAGITRDNLLMRMKDDEWADILDTNLTSVFRLSKAVMRAMMKKRVGRIITIGSVVGTMGNAGQANYAAAKAGLIGFSKSLAREVASRGITVNVVAPGFIETDMTRALNEDQRSGILAEVPAGRLGDPQEIANAVAFLASDEAAYITGETLHVNGGMYMV
- the acpP gene encoding acyl carrier protein, with translation MSDIQDRVKKIIIEQLGVKPEEVTNEKSFVDDLGADSLDTVELVMALEEEFDTEIPDEEAEKITTVQAAIDYITSHQG
- the fabF gene encoding beta-ketoacyl-ACP synthase II, with the protein product MSKRRVVVTGLGMLSPVGNTVESTWSALLAGQSGITLIDHFDTSAYATRFAGLVRDFDCDEFISRKDQRKMDDFIQYGIVAGIQAMQDSGLVVTEENAGRFGAAIGSGIGGLGLIEENHSSLVNGGPRKISPFFVPSTIVNMVAGHLTIMYGLKGPSISIATACTSGVHNIGHAARIIAYNDADVMLAGGAEKASTPLGVGGFGAARALSTRNDNPQAASRPWDKDRDGFVLGDGAGIVVLEEYEHAKKRGAKIYAEIVGFGMSSDAYHMTSPPENGAGAALAMVNALRDAQLNPEQIGYVNAHGTSTPAGDKAEAQAVKSVFGTAASSVMVSSTKSMTGHLLGAAGAVESIYSILALRDQAIPPTINLDNPDEGCDLDFVPHTARQVSGLEYTLCNSFGFGGTNGSLIFRKV
- the pabC gene encoding aminodeoxychorismate lyase — translated: MMWINGAEQTQLTARDRAVQFGDGCFTTAAVQQGEIQLFAAHLQRLKQGCERLLMAEPDWQQLEAEMRVAAHNQQQAVLKVILTPGAGGRGYSRAGCSAPTRILSLSPWPQHYQALQQQGVRLVTSPVRLGRNPLLAGIKHLNRLEQVLIRHHLDQTDADEALVLDTEGTVVECCAANLFWREGDTVFTPRLEQAGVAGIMRRYLMAQMAAAGQDCQLIDGSRERLLAADEVVICNALMPVLPVRSIDDITFSARSLYQQLLASCQKMEAS
- the mltG gene encoding endolytic transglycosylase MltG, which translates into the protein MTRMKKIIAGATVIIGLAAAFSYWQIERFADTPLTLHQETIFTLPAGTGRVALEAQLESEHVIAPSLWFGPLLKLEPELARFKAGTYRLESNMTVRQLLELLASGKEAQFPVRFVEGSRLKEWLAQLRAAPYLKHTLKDDQFATVAAALKLDANQLEGGFYPDTYLYTANTSDVALLERAHARMNKLVDEIWQGRMDNLPYKKEQDLVTMASIIEKETGVSEERARVASVFINRLRIGMKLQTDPTVIYGLGDNYTGTITRKDLDTPTDYNTYTISGMPPGPIAMPGRASLEAAAHPEKTNYLYFVADGKGGHTFTTNLVSHNKAVQAYRLAMKEKNEK
- the tmk gene encoding dTMP kinase is translated as MKSKFIVIEGLEGAGKTTARDAVVEVLREQGIDDLVFTREPGGTPLAEQLRVLVKQGIDDEQVTDKAELLMLYAARVQLVENVIKPALARGAWVIGDRHDLSSQAYQGGGRGLDTQLMTTLRDAVLGEFRPDCTLYLDVTPEIGLQRARARGELDRIEQESLRFFERTRERYLALAAEDPTIITIDATQTLPQVTASIKAAVQRWLVGQTA
- the holB gene encoding DNA polymerase III subunit delta' — protein: MNWYPWLNQPYRRIITRHQSGQAHHALLIQAIEGMGDDALVWGVSRWLMCQQPEGLKSCGHCHGCQLMQAQTHPDWYRLEAEKGKSSLGIDAVRDVTEKLYHFAQQGGAKVVWLPDAAQLTEAAANALLKTLEEPPANTWFFLSTREPSRLLATLRSRCMTWHLSPPDEIHSLQWLQKQISQPEETLRAALRLSNGAPAAALTLLQPERWQTRETLCNALAGALQQDILQLLPCLNSDDVADRLAWLLSLLVDAMKVQQGASRWLSNGDRPDVVTLLAQQLNSNALNASVQLWMQCREQLQQVAALNRELMLTDRLLSWSRLLSPATFG
- a CDS encoding metal-dependent hydrolase: MFIVDSHCHLDGLDYEKQHRDLDDVIAKAAARDVKFMLAIATTLPDYHTLKALVGERDNIALACGVHPLNQETPYDVEEFRRLAAEDQVIALGETGLDYFYQQETKAQQQASFREHIRTGIALNKPIIVHTRDAREDTLAILREEQVEKCGGVLHCFTEDRETAEKLLDMGFYISFSGILTFRNAEQIRDAARYVPLDRMLVETDSPYLAPVPHRGKENQPAFTRDVADYMAVLKGVDIETLAAATTENFSRLFHVPMSRLGG
- the ptsG gene encoding PTS glucose transporter subunit IIBC is translated as MFKNAFANLQKVGKSLMLPVSVLPIAGILLGVGSANFSWLPAVVSHVMAEAGGSVFANMPLIFAIGVALGFTNNDGVSALAAVVAYGIMVKTMAVVAPLVLHLPAAEIEAKHLADTGVLGGIIAGAIAAYMFNRFYRIKLPEYLGFFAGKRFVPIISGLAAIVLGVLLSFIWPPVGTAIQDFSQWAAYQNPVVAFGIYGVVERALVPFGLHHIWNVPFQMQIGEFTNAAGQVFHGDIPRYMAGDPTAGKLSGGFLFKMYGLPAAAIAIWHSAKPENRAKVGGIMISAALTSFLTGITEPIEFSFMFVAPILYVIHAILAGLAFPICILLGMRDGTSFSHGLIDFIVLSGNSSKIWLFPIVGIIYGLIYYTVFRVLIAKLNLKTPGREDNAVEQSSATGSEMAGKLVTAFGGKENITNLDACITRLRVSVADVGKVDQTELKSLGARGVVVAGSGVQAIFGTKSDNLKTEMDDYIRNM